A stretch of Sphingomonas sp. JUb134 DNA encodes these proteins:
- a CDS encoding cell division protein FtsQ/DivIB translates to MSRASSRRPAPARTVKPKRRPQPKRQRRASILDHAVARVPGGEATVRKAAAWGITALVGGAAIAAAGWLGVFGLVGTAMAEGIGSLGFRVAQIEVTGLKRMDANSVYAVALDQRSRAMPLVDLNGTRDRLLEYGWIADARVSRRLPDTLVIDVVERDPAAVWQNNGQLMLIDHKGVLLDEVPAHAIPRLPLVIGEGANAQEPAYQRLIGAAPALRPMVKAATWVGNRRWDLLFQSGETLVLPEGEKAAANALVKFAQMDGTMGLLGKGYARFDLRDPSKLVVRMAPGAAAAPAADDAAPGNAAEGAAPAGQGNETGSVETGSTGVV, encoded by the coding sequence ATGAGCCGTGCAAGTTCCCGGCGCCCGGCACCCGCGCGGACGGTGAAGCCCAAGCGCCGTCCGCAGCCCAAGCGCCAGCGCCGCGCCTCGATCCTCGACCACGCCGTGGCCCGCGTGCCTGGCGGCGAGGCGACGGTGCGCAAGGCGGCGGCCTGGGGCATCACCGCGCTCGTCGGCGGTGCGGCGATCGCCGCCGCCGGGTGGCTCGGCGTCTTCGGCTTGGTCGGCACTGCGATGGCAGAGGGGATCGGCAGCCTCGGCTTCCGCGTCGCCCAGATCGAGGTCACCGGCCTCAAGCGCATGGACGCGAACTCCGTCTACGCGGTCGCTCTCGACCAGCGCTCGCGCGCGATGCCGCTGGTCGACCTGAACGGCACCCGCGACCGCCTGCTCGAATACGGCTGGATCGCCGATGCGCGCGTGTCGCGGCGGTTGCCCGACACGCTGGTGATCGACGTGGTGGAGCGCGATCCCGCCGCCGTCTGGCAGAACAACGGCCAGCTGATGCTGATTGACCACAAGGGCGTGCTGCTGGACGAGGTGCCCGCCCACGCGATCCCGCGCCTGCCGCTGGTGATCGGCGAGGGCGCCAATGCGCAGGAGCCGGCCTATCAGCGCCTGATCGGCGCCGCACCGGCGCTCCGCCCGATGGTGAAGGCCGCGACCTGGGTCGGCAATCGCCGCTGGGACCTGCTGTTCCAGTCGGGCGAGACGCTGGTGCTGCCGGAAGGCGAAAAGGCCGCGGCCAACGCGCTGGTCAAGTTCGCGCAGATGGACGGCACCATGGGCCTGCTGGGCAAGGGCTATGCCCGTTTCGACCTGCGCGATCCCAGCAAGCTGGTAGTACGCATGGCGCCGGGTGCCGCAGCCGCGCCCGCGGCCGACGATGCCGCGCCCGGCAATGCGGCGGAAGGGGCTGCGCCTGCCGGCCAGGGCAACGAGACAGGCAGCGTAGAGACAGGCAGCACGGGCGTCGTTTAA
- the ftsA gene encoding cell division protein FtsA: MAKVAPEGLITALDIGSSKVSALIAQKGDGGELVVLGTGQRESRGVKRGYIADMKATETAVREAVEQAERIAGLNIEDVWVSFSAGGLLSDIVKLEVDLGGHRVEQSDVDALLKAGRNAIDPGALMVMHAQPMRYSLDGLGGVRDPMGLHADRLGVEIHVVATEGSPVRNLDLCVRSAHLEVKSIIAAPVATGLACLSEEERELGVALVEIGAGVTNVSVFANGVLTGLASISMGAADITDDVASAFGTGRNQAERLKCFYGSANMSPRDNHDMIDVAPVRPDEDAEGTRITRAQLIAVIRQRLDRLMAEIQKELRKLNFDDPVGRQVVLTGGGAELKGIADYAQQALGRTVRVGRARGLTALPEAHSGPGFATLAGLAMFAASDPVDLRAIQPTHQVVTRPSPMAMLQRLMAAFRTNY; the protein is encoded by the coding sequence ATGGCGAAGGTAGCACCGGAAGGATTGATCACCGCACTCGACATCGGATCGTCGAAGGTGTCGGCGCTGATCGCGCAAAAGGGGGACGGCGGCGAACTGGTGGTGCTCGGCACCGGCCAGCGCGAGAGCCGCGGCGTCAAGCGCGGCTATATCGCCGACATGAAGGCGACCGAGACCGCCGTGCGCGAGGCGGTGGAGCAGGCGGAACGCATCGCCGGCCTCAACATCGAGGACGTGTGGGTCAGCTTCTCGGCCGGCGGGCTCCTGTCCGACATCGTCAAGCTCGAGGTCGACCTGGGCGGTCACCGCGTCGAGCAGTCGGACGTGGACGCGCTGCTGAAGGCCGGCCGCAACGCGATCGACCCCGGCGCGCTGATGGTGATGCACGCCCAACCGATGCGCTATTCGCTCGACGGCCTCGGCGGTGTGCGCGACCCGATGGGCCTCCATGCCGACCGTCTAGGCGTCGAGATCCACGTCGTCGCGACCGAAGGCTCGCCCGTCCGCAACCTCGACCTCTGCGTCCGCTCTGCGCACCTGGAGGTGAAGTCGATCATCGCCGCCCCGGTCGCGACGGGCCTTGCCTGCCTGTCCGAGGAGGAGCGCGAACTCGGCGTCGCACTGGTCGAGATCGGCGCGGGCGTCACCAACGTGTCGGTGTTCGCCAATGGCGTGCTCACCGGCCTCGCCTCCATCTCGATGGGTGCCGCCGACATCACCGACGACGTCGCCTCCGCCTTTGGCACCGGCCGCAATCAGGCGGAGCGGCTGAAGTGCTTCTACGGCTCGGCCAACATGAGCCCGCGCGACAACCACGACATGATCGATGTGGCGCCGGTCCGCCCTGACGAGGATGCCGAAGGGACCCGCATCACCCGGGCGCAGCTGATCGCGGTCATCCGCCAGCGGCTCGACCGGCTGATGGCAGAGATCCAGAAGGAGCTGCGCAAGCTGAACTTCGACGATCCCGTCGGGCGTCAGGTGGTGCTCACCGGCGGCGGCGCGGAGCTGAAGGGCATCGCCGACTATGCGCAGCAGGCGCTCGGCCGCACCGTCCGCGTCGGCCGTGCACGTGGGTTGACCGCCTTGCCGGAGGCGCATTCGGGTCCGGGCTTCGCGACGCTGGCAGGCCTGGCGATGTTCGCGGCGTCCGATCCGGTGGACCTCCGGGCGATCCAGCCGACCCATCAGGTGGTCACCCGACCCAGTCCGATGGCGATGTTGCAGCGCCTGATGGCCGCCTTTCGGACCAACTATTGA
- the ftsZ gene encoding cell division protein FtsZ: protein MSIEFLPPDLDDLTPRISVIGVGGAGGNAIANMIRAEVQGVEFLVANTDAQALKQSDAPQRIQLGVKITQGLGAGSRPEIGRAAAEETIEQVQEALQGAHMCFIAAGMGGGTGTGAAPVIAKAAREMGILTVGVVTKPFSFEGKKRARSADAGIEELQKYVDTLIVIPNQNLFLIANANTTFKQAFEMADEVLQQGVRGITDLMVMPGLINLDFADVRSVMQEMGKAMMGTGEAEGDSRAIEAAQKAIANPLLDGVSLNGAKGVIVSITGGDDMRLLEVDEAANHIRELVDDDANIIWGSAFNPELEGKIRVSVVATGIEASSPAQQAAIAAEPARTSFSFGGSRRPAPAGEPQAAEAPVQPAAQPAPAPQAAAPQAQPVAAPQPAPQPAPQPPVEDADELVLGADTMVPQQAAPAPAPTPSADEPRPGFEARRRWLTPGTEAAAGEEQGSGRSRPGGTLFERMANAGRAPARGDETAKEPLDIPRFLHRQNNQ from the coding sequence ATGAGCATCGAATTTCTTCCGCCGGACCTCGACGATCTGACGCCGCGCATTTCGGTGATCGGCGTCGGCGGGGCGGGCGGCAACGCCATCGCGAACATGATCCGCGCCGAAGTGCAGGGCGTGGAATTCCTGGTCGCCAATACCGACGCGCAGGCGCTCAAGCAGTCGGACGCACCGCAGCGCATCCAGCTGGGCGTGAAGATCACGCAGGGCCTGGGCGCCGGCAGCCGGCCGGAGATCGGCCGCGCCGCGGCTGAGGAAACCATCGAGCAGGTCCAGGAAGCGCTGCAGGGCGCCCACATGTGCTTCATCGCGGCCGGCATGGGCGGCGGCACCGGCACCGGTGCGGCGCCGGTGATCGCCAAGGCGGCGCGCGAGATGGGCATCCTGACCGTCGGCGTGGTCACCAAGCCCTTTTCGTTCGAAGGCAAGAAGCGCGCCCGCTCGGCCGACGCCGGAATCGAGGAGCTTCAGAAGTACGTCGACACGCTGATCGTCATCCCGAACCAGAACCTGTTCCTGATCGCCAACGCCAACACGACCTTCAAGCAGGCGTTCGAAATGGCGGACGAGGTGCTGCAGCAGGGCGTGCGCGGCATCACCGACCTGATGGTCATGCCCGGCCTCATCAACCTCGACTTCGCCGACGTCCGCTCGGTGATGCAGGAGATGGGCAAGGCGATGATGGGCACCGGCGAGGCAGAGGGCGACAGCCGCGCGATCGAAGCCGCGCAGAAGGCGATCGCCAACCCGCTGCTCGACGGCGTCTCGCTGAACGGCGCCAAGGGCGTGATCGTCTCGATTACCGGCGGCGACGACATGCGCCTGCTCGAAGTGGACGAGGCCGCGAACCACATCCGCGAGCTGGTCGACGACGACGCCAACATCATCTGGGGTTCGGCGTTCAACCCGGAGCTCGAAGGCAAGATCCGCGTCTCGGTGGTCGCCACCGGCATAGAGGCAAGCTCGCCCGCGCAGCAGGCGGCGATCGCTGCCGAACCGGCACGCACCTCCTTCTCCTTCGGCGGCAGCCGTCGTCCCGCTCCGGCGGGCGAGCCGCAGGCGGCCGAGGCTCCGGTCCAGCCGGCAGCCCAGCCCGCACCGGCCCCGCAGGCGGCAGCGCCCCAGGCCCAGCCGGTCGCTGCCCCGCAGCCGGCACCCCAACCGGCGCCGCAGCCGCCCGTGGAGGATGCCGACGAGCTGGTGCTCGGCGCGGACACCATGGTCCCGCAGCAGGCCGCTCCGGCGCCGGCGCCCACGCCGTCTGCCGACGAGCCGCGCCCCGGCTTCGAGGCACGTCGTCGCTGGCTGACCCCGGGCACCGAGGCGGCAGCCGGCGAGGAGCAGGGCAGCGGCCGCAGCCGTCCGGGCGGTACCCTGTTCGAGCGCATGGCGAACGCCGGCCGTGCGCCGGCACGCGGGGACGAGACGGCCAAGGAGCCGCTCGACATCCCGCGCTTCCTGCACCGCCAGAACAACCAGTAA
- a CDS encoding tetratricopeptide repeat protein: MNRFPTTGRGALLPTLLAASCLALAQASLQPASAQAIVQQPTPNADRLSEQMRILATSPNDLTALIEAGRLSTRLGDPQASVQFFARAEKVAPGDPRVLAGRASALLSMERPGEAMRLFAAAERAGLAPRYFAADRGLAFDLLGYPTNAQRDYRLALSVDRDDEIVRRLALSLGITGDVRAANQLLDPLLRQSDRAAWRVHACVLAMQGDAAGADRIAATMLPGFGTQLAPFFRRLPSLSPADRAFAVHFGRLGTTPARIADARLAPPIVPAPRAETPVAVAAVTTAVQPAQATTRTRKLSRRERREAAAAARRETEARQREAELAAARKAEADRVAEAARVAEAARAAEAARLAQVARAAEAARTAAAAETARRVEAERLAQAQRAAEAARLAEAQRLAEAARLADAQRAAAAAAAQEARDVAAAEPRQVASAPQPPAPARSDAAAAATDTTLATIIRNLTIPATELGVAPLPSAAPAPAPFTPAATVPAAPPVRVEPARPEPKPTPAKAAAARETEKPAAKEPAAKAKDAAAKPGGAKTAAKDDPKAATAKGKTKTPAKPDPVKRDPARTWVQVAGGANKADLPKAYRALGAKAAALKGRSAWTTPLRATNRLLVGPFKTDDEAQAFVNTLAKQGLSAFVWASEPGQKIEQLPK, translated from the coding sequence ATGAACCGTTTCCCGACCACCGGTCGCGGGGCGTTGCTGCCAACGCTGCTCGCCGCCTCCTGCCTCGCCCTGGCGCAGGCGAGTCTGCAGCCCGCATCGGCGCAGGCGATCGTCCAGCAGCCGACCCCGAACGCGGACCGCCTGTCCGAACAGATGCGGATCCTGGCGACCAGTCCCAACGACCTTACCGCCCTGATCGAGGCCGGCCGCCTGAGCACACGCCTCGGCGACCCGCAGGCATCGGTGCAGTTCTTCGCGCGGGCGGAGAAAGTAGCGCCCGGCGATCCGCGCGTGCTCGCCGGACGCGCCTCCGCGCTGTTGTCGATGGAGCGGCCGGGGGAGGCGATGCGCCTCTTCGCCGCGGCCGAGCGCGCAGGTCTGGCGCCTCGTTATTTTGCGGCCGACCGCGGGCTCGCGTTCGACCTGCTCGGCTATCCCACCAACGCGCAGCGCGATTACCGGCTCGCGCTTTCGGTCGATCGAGATGACGAGATCGTTCGCCGCCTCGCGCTGTCGCTCGGCATCACCGGCGACGTCCGCGCCGCCAACCAGCTGCTCGACCCGCTGCTGCGCCAGAGCGACCGTGCGGCGTGGCGCGTCCACGCCTGTGTCCTCGCGATGCAGGGCGATGCGGCCGGGGCCGACCGGATCGCCGCCACCATGCTACCCGGCTTCGGCACCCAGCTCGCCCCCTTCTTCCGCCGCCTGCCGTCGCTCTCGCCGGCCGATCGCGCCTTTGCCGTGCATTTCGGCCGCCTGGGGACCACGCCCGCCCGCATCGCCGATGCCCGGCTCGCGCCCCCGATCGTGCCCGCACCGCGCGCGGAGACGCCGGTCGCCGTCGCCGCAGTAACTACCGCCGTGCAGCCAGCCCAGGCGACCACGCGCACCCGCAAGCTGTCTCGTCGGGAGCGCCGCGAGGCCGCAGCCGCTGCCCGCCGCGAGACCGAGGCTCGCCAGCGCGAGGCCGAACTCGCCGCCGCGCGCAAGGCGGAGGCCGATCGCGTCGCCGAAGCGGCCCGCGTCGCCGAAGCCGCCCGTGCCGCCGAAGCCGCACGCCTCGCCCAGGTCGCGCGTGCGGCCGAAGCGGCCCGCACCGCTGCCGCTGCCGAGACGGCCCGCCGGGTCGAGGCCGAGCGCCTTGCTCAGGCCCAGCGTGCGGCAGAGGCTGCCCGGCTCGCCGAGGCGCAGCGCCTGGCGGAGGCCGCCCGGCTCGCCGATGCGCAACGAGCAGCTGCTGCCGCCGCCGCCCAGGAGGCGCGCGACGTCGCTGCCGCCGAACCCAGGCAGGTGGCCTCTGCGCCCCAGCCGCCGGCGCCCGCGCGCAGCGATGCCGCCGCCGCTGCCACCGACACCACGCTTGCGACCATCATCCGCAACCTGACGATCCCGGCCACCGAGCTGGGCGTCGCGCCGCTGCCCTCCGCCGCGCCCGCGCCCGCACCCTTTACCCCTGCCGCCACGGTCCCCGCTGCGCCCCCGGTTCGTGTCGAACCCGCCCGGCCCGAGCCCAAGCCGACGCCTGCTAAGGCTGCCGCGGCACGCGAGACGGAAAAGCCTGCCGCCAAGGAGCCGGCGGCCAAGGCCAAGGATGCCGCCGCAAAGCCCGGCGGGGCCAAGACGGCGGCAAAGGACGACCCCAAGGCCGCGACCGCAAAGGGCAAGACGAAGACCCCGGCAAAACCCGATCCCGTCAAGCGCGATCCTGCGCGCACCTGGGTGCAGGTCGCGGGCGGCGCCAACAAGGCGGACCTGCCGAAGGCCTATCGGGCGTTGGGCGCCAAGGCCGCGGCGCTCAAGGGCCGCTCGGCGTGGACCACGCCGCTGCGTGCCACCAACCGGCTGCTGGTCGGCCCCTTCAAGACCGACGACGAAGCGCAGGCCTTCGTCAACACGCTTGCCAAGCAGGGGCTCTCCGCCTTTGTCTGGGCCAGCGAACCCGGACAAAAGATCGAGCAGCTTCCCAAGTGA
- a CDS encoding deoxyguanosinetriphosphate triphosphohydrolase, which yields MTRQQAPWAADPRAHGGRLHDEGNETARGPRDAFQRDRDRIIHSISFRRLRHKTQVFMAPDGDHFRVRLTHSLEVAQIGRAIARALGLNEDLTEALCLAHDIGHPPFGHAGEDALKDALMGAGGFDHNGHTLRTLTRLDSPYPRWRGLNLTWDTLEGLAKHNGPIRRPGWALADVDAAFPLRLGEWSSLEAQVAALADDIAYDNHDIDDGLRAGLLTFDQMLGVGIVAERWDEVRAQFPDDAPDRLVGELIRAQIGAMVNDLIAETRRRIADAGVQSVADVRACGRCLVGFSDKVREQERTLKRFMYANLYHHPSQLAAADAARTVVTGLFAAYRNNPSLLPDGWRTDLPNDEPGRSRHIADFIAGMTDRFAIARYRELVGEVSLPEGF from the coding sequence GTGACCAGACAACAGGCGCCCTGGGCGGCGGACCCTCGGGCGCATGGCGGACGCCTGCACGACGAGGGCAACGAGACGGCGCGCGGCCCCCGCGACGCGTTTCAGCGCGATCGCGACCGCATCATTCACTCGATCAGCTTCCGGCGCCTGCGTCACAAGACGCAGGTGTTCATGGCGCCCGACGGGGACCATTTCCGCGTCCGCCTCACCCACAGCCTGGAGGTCGCGCAGATCGGCCGCGCCATCGCGCGCGCGCTGGGATTGAACGAGGACCTGACGGAGGCGCTGTGCCTCGCGCACGACATCGGCCATCCGCCGTTCGGCCATGCCGGCGAGGATGCGCTCAAGGACGCGCTGATGGGAGCGGGCGGCTTCGACCACAACGGTCACACGCTGCGCACGCTGACGCGGCTCGACAGCCCGTATCCCCGCTGGCGAGGGCTCAACCTCACCTGGGATACGCTGGAGGGGCTCGCCAAGCACAACGGCCCGATCCGCCGCCCCGGCTGGGCACTGGCGGACGTGGACGCCGCCTTTCCGCTGCGGCTGGGCGAATGGTCCTCGCTGGAGGCGCAGGTCGCAGCCCTCGCCGACGACATCGCCTATGACAACCACGACATCGACGACGGTCTGCGCGCCGGCCTGCTGACGTTCGACCAGATGCTGGGCGTCGGGATCGTCGCCGAGCGCTGGGACGAGGTGCGCGCGCAATTCCCGGATGACGCGCCCGATCGGCTGGTGGGCGAACTGATCCGCGCGCAGATCGGCGCGATGGTCAACGACCTGATCGCCGAAACCCGCCGCCGCATCGCCGACGCGGGCGTGCAGAGCGTCGCGGACGTGCGCGCCTGCGGCCGCTGCCTCGTCGGCTTCTCCGACAAGGTCCGCGAGCAGGAGCGCACGCTTAAGCGCTTCATGTACGCCAACCTCTACCATCACCCCTCGCAGCTGGCAGCGGCGGACGCCGCGCGCACGGTGGTGACGGGGCTGTTCGCCGCCTATCGGAATAATCCGTCGCTGCTGCCCGACGGCTGGCGCACCGATCTCCCCAACGATGAGCCCGGGCGCAGCCGCCACATCGCCGACTTCATCGCCGGCATGACGGACCGCTTCGCCATCGCCCGCTACCGCGAGCTGGTGGGCGAGGTGAGCCTGCCCGAGGGGTTCTGA
- the argS gene encoding arginine--tRNA ligase, with the protein MTLYARFAAHLDAALDALVAAGDLPEGLERRAVTVEPPRDPSHGDLSTNAAMVLAKPARTNPRALAEKLAAELGKLDAVAEVSVAGPGFINLTLTDDTWRDELRGIIQAGGDYGRSTMGAGTTVNIEYVSANPTGPMHMGHCRGAVVGDALASLLEFVGHKVIREYYVNDAGGQVDVLARSAHLRYREALGETIEIPEGLYPGDYLKPIGEKLAAEHGARFVDAPESEWLAMFRKEAVAAMLVMIKDDLALLGIHHDLFSSEAELQAAGKPEAAEAWLRERGLVYDGVLEAPKGETPEDWEPVELPLFRSTQFGDDQDRPIKKSNGQWTYFGADLAYHFQKAQTADQLIDIWGADHAGTVKRIVAAVQALTEGKTRFDVKLVQMVRLLRAGEPVKMSKRAGNFVTLAEVVKEVGKDVVRFTMLTRKADAQMDFDFAKVVEASKDNPVFYVQYAHARVASLHRRAREAGIECDTVDLSRLDTTELRLVKRAAQFPRVAEAAATAREPHRIAFYLYDLAAEFHAAWNMGNDDPSRRTLQPDDPALTCARLFLADAIGQIIRNGLAVMGVEAVEEMH; encoded by the coding sequence ATGACGCTGTACGCACGCTTTGCCGCCCATCTCGATGCCGCCCTCGACGCGCTGGTCGCGGCGGGCGACCTGCCGGAGGGGCTGGAACGACGCGCCGTCACGGTGGAGCCGCCGCGCGACCCGAGCCACGGCGATCTGTCGACCAACGCCGCCATGGTGCTGGCCAAGCCCGCGCGCACCAATCCGCGCGCGCTCGCCGAAAAGCTCGCCGCCGAACTCGGCAAGCTCGACGCGGTGGCCGAAGTGTCGGTCGCCGGGCCGGGCTTCATCAACCTGACGCTGACCGACGACACCTGGCGCGACGAGCTGCGCGGCATCATCCAGGCGGGCGGCGACTATGGCCGCTCGACCATGGGGGCGGGGACCACCGTCAACATCGAATATGTCTCGGCCAACCCCACCGGTCCCATGCACATGGGCCATTGCCGCGGCGCGGTGGTGGGCGACGCGCTCGCCAGCCTGCTCGAATTCGTCGGCCACAAGGTCATCCGCGAATATTACGTCAACGACGCCGGCGGCCAGGTCGACGTGCTCGCCCGCTCGGCGCACCTGCGCTACCGCGAGGCGCTGGGCGAGACGATCGAGATCCCGGAGGGCCTCTACCCCGGCGATTACCTCAAGCCGATCGGCGAGAAGCTGGCGGCCGAGCATGGCGCCCGCTTCGTCGACGCGCCCGAGAGCGAGTGGCTGGCCATGTTCCGCAAGGAAGCGGTGGCCGCCATGCTCGTCATGATCAAGGACGATCTGGCGCTGCTCGGCATCCACCACGACCTGTTCTCGTCCGAGGCCGAACTCCAGGCGGCCGGCAAGCCCGAGGCGGCCGAGGCGTGGCTGCGCGAGCGCGGCCTCGTCTACGACGGCGTGCTCGAAGCCCCCAAGGGCGAGACGCCGGAGGATTGGGAGCCGGTCGAGCTGCCGCTGTTCCGCTCGACGCAATTCGGCGACGATCAGGATCGCCCGATCAAGAAGTCCAACGGCCAGTGGACCTATTTCGGCGCCGACCTCGCCTATCACTTTCAGAAGGCGCAGACCGCCGACCAGCTGATCGACATCTGGGGCGCGGACCATGCCGGCACCGTCAAGCGCATCGTCGCCGCCGTCCAGGCGCTGACGGAGGGCAAGACCCGCTTCGACGTCAAGCTCGTTCAGATGGTGCGCCTGCTGCGTGCCGGCGAGCCGGTGAAGATGTCGAAGCGCGCCGGCAACTTCGTAACGCTGGCGGAGGTGGTGAAGGAGGTCGGCAAGGACGTCGTCCGCTTCACCATGCTCACCCGCAAGGCGGATGCGCAGATGGACTTCGACTTCGCCAAGGTGGTGGAGGCGTCGAAGGATAATCCGGTCTTCTACGTCCAGTACGCCCATGCGCGAGTCGCCTCGCTGCATCGCCGTGCGCGGGAGGCGGGGATCGAGTGCGACACGGTCGACCTGTCCCGGCTTGATACGACGGAGCTGCGGCTGGTGAAGCGCGCCGCCCAGTTCCCCCGCGTCGCGGAAGCGGCGGCGACGGCGCGCGAGCCGCATCGCATCGCCTTCTATCTCTATGATCTGGCGGCGGAATTCCACGCCGCCTGGAACATGGGCAACGACGATCCCTCGCGCCGCACCCTCCAGCCGGACGATCCGGCGCTCACCTGCGCGCGGCTTTTCCTGGCCGACGCAATCGGGCAGATCATCCGCAACGGGCTCGCCGTGATGGGGGTCGAGGCCGTCGAGGAGATGCATTGA
- a CDS encoding SPOR domain-containing protein — MADRLATGMHARDEDRLPWLESVEPPPEATASLWRVLLLVLVGIAVLGGVVWAALNFGANVTGGGGGNGAIITAEKGPYKVKPDQPGGMEVEGTGDTVFATSEGRDAGAATVDLSKVPEAPVLGQAAPAQAPAATPSEGAAKVVAAVPAPAGQLQARAPARQAAAAPARTASGSVVQLGSFPQASVANSSWQRLTKRFGYLAPLTPSIEQAEVNGKTVYRLRVDAGDAPKAGELCGKLKLAGEGCYIAR; from the coding sequence ATGGCCGACCGGCTGGCGACGGGCATGCACGCGCGCGACGAGGATCGCCTGCCGTGGCTGGAGAGCGTCGAGCCCCCGCCCGAGGCGACCGCCTCGCTGTGGCGGGTGCTGCTTCTCGTCCTGGTCGGCATCGCCGTGCTCGGCGGCGTCGTGTGGGCGGCGCTCAACTTCGGCGCGAACGTCACGGGCGGCGGCGGTGGCAACGGCGCGATCATCACCGCGGAGAAGGGTCCGTACAAGGTGAAGCCGGACCAGCCCGGCGGCATGGAAGTGGAAGGCACCGGCGATACCGTCTTTGCGACCAGCGAAGGGCGGGACGCGGGCGCCGCGACTGTCGACCTGAGCAAGGTGCCCGAGGCGCCGGTCCTGGGCCAGGCGGCACCGGCACAGGCGCCCGCCGCGACCCCGTCCGAGGGTGCGGCCAAGGTGGTGGCAGCGGTTCCTGCCCCCGCCGGCCAGCTCCAGGCCCGTGCGCCCGCCCGCCAGGCGGCAGCGGCCCCGGCCCGCACCGCCTCCGGCTCGGTGGTCCAGCTCGGCTCCTTCCCGCAGGCAAGCGTCGCCAACAGCAGCTGGCAGCGGCTCACCAAGCGCTTCGGCTACCTGGCCCCGCTCACCCCCTCGATCGAGCAGGCCGAGGTCAACGGCAAGACCGTCTACCGGCTGCGCGTCGACGCGGGCGACGCTCCCAAGGCGGGCGAACTGTGCGGCAAGCTCAAGCTCGCCGGCGAAGGCTGCTACATCGCCCGCTGA
- a CDS encoding glycoside hydrolase family 3 N-terminal domain-containing protein, producing the protein MKPVIFGLSGPALTDGEAAFFRDVEPAGFILFGRNVVDRPQLRALTDSLRALTGRDDLPILIDQEGGAVSRMKPPEWPAFPAGAAFARLWDVAPASAIEAARANAEAIGHTLAEVGITVDCLPLLDVRQPDTTTAVAERTYGAEPLQVAAIGRAVLDGLARAGVVGVVKHMPGHGRAVVDSHLELPVVEADAEALEQDIAPFRTLANAPMGMTAHVVYRAWDAERSGTLSPTVIGEVIRGRIGFDGLLMTDDIDMKALSGTAGEKAAAAIAAGCDLVLDCWARMDEMVEIAGRLGEIAPESRARLDRAMASVTRAEAAGIAPLIAKRDALLALA; encoded by the coding sequence ATGAAGCCCGTGATCTTCGGCCTGTCCGGCCCCGCGCTCACCGACGGTGAAGCCGCCTTCTTCCGCGATGTGGAGCCGGCCGGCTTCATCCTGTTCGGCCGCAACGTCGTCGATCGGCCACAGTTGCGCGCGCTCACCGACTCGCTGCGTGCGCTCACCGGCCGCGACGACCTGCCGATCCTGATCGACCAGGAGGGCGGGGCGGTCTCCCGCATGAAGCCGCCCGAATGGCCGGCATTCCCTGCCGGCGCCGCCTTCGCCCGGCTTTGGGACGTCGCCCCGGCCTCCGCGATCGAGGCGGCGCGCGCCAATGCCGAGGCGATCGGCCACACGCTCGCAGAGGTCGGCATCACCGTCGACTGCCTGCCGCTGCTCGACGTGCGGCAGCCCGACACCACCACCGCCGTCGCCGAGCGCACCTATGGCGCCGAACCGCTGCAGGTCGCCGCGATCGGCCGCGCGGTGCTCGACGGCCTCGCCCGCGCTGGCGTGGTCGGCGTCGTCAAGCACATGCCCGGCCACGGCCGCGCCGTGGTCGACAGCCATCTCGAACTGCCCGTGGTCGAGGCCGATGCCGAGGCACTGGAGCAGGACATCGCGCCGTTCCGCACGCTGGCGAACGCGCCGATGGGGATGACCGCCCACGTCGTCTACCGCGCCTGGGACGCCGAGCGTTCCGGCACCCTGTCACCGACCGTGATCGGCGAGGTGATCCGCGGCCGCATCGGCTTCGACGGGCTGCTGATGACCGACGACATCGACATGAAGGCGCTCTCCGGCACCGCGGGCGAAAAGGCGGCGGCTGCAATCGCCGCCGGCTGCGACCTGGTGCTCGACTGCTGGGCCCGCATGGACGAGATGGTCGAGATCGCCGGCCGCCTCGGCGAGATCGCGCCCGAAAGCCGCGCAAGACTGGACCGCGCCATGGCGAGCGTCACCCGGGCCGAAGCAGCCGGCATTGCTCCCCTGATCGCAAAGCGCGACGCCCTCCTGGCGCTCGCCTGA